A stretch of Microbulbifer bruguierae DNA encodes these proteins:
- a CDS encoding glutamine synthetase family protein has product MSQSDNRTWLETLPTAFKTYLAGRRLDEVECIVPDLNGMSRGKAMPLSKFSPGSPIYLPVSIFYQTISGQDVEMEIANQWAESDMLLVPDMSTAMAVPWAKQAALQIIHDLNDLDGNPIPCAPRNVLKRVIGLYRDKGWRPVVAPELEFYLTQPNVDPNEPVQPPVGRNGRSGTALQSYSMSAIDEYGPVIDTIYDYAEAAGLHIDSVVQEDGAGQVEFNLTHGDPLLLADQVFYFKRIIKEAALNNGMFATFMAKPMRDQPGSAMHVHQSVVDINTGKNIFSDADGNATALFRHFIGGTQKYLMEVMPFIAPNVNSYRRFESEANSSAPTNLAWGYDNRSTGLRVPNSGAQDRRLENRVIGVDTNPYLSIAASLVCGYLGMLHGIEPDAPLQGELDDERESRSYIPTTFDEALRIFENAEEIHQVLGQDFCRLYADVKKEELRQFHREISPWEREHLLLSV; this is encoded by the coding sequence ATGAGTCAGTCCGATAACCGTACATGGCTTGAAACCCTGCCCACCGCATTCAAAACTTATCTCGCCGGTCGGCGACTGGATGAGGTAGAGTGCATCGTCCCGGACCTGAATGGCATGTCGCGTGGTAAAGCGATGCCATTGAGTAAGTTCTCTCCAGGAAGTCCGATCTATCTGCCGGTTTCCATTTTCTATCAGACCATTTCCGGCCAGGATGTGGAGATGGAAATTGCCAATCAATGGGCTGAGAGCGATATGTTACTGGTGCCGGATATGTCCACGGCGATGGCGGTACCCTGGGCCAAGCAGGCGGCGCTGCAGATCATCCACGACCTGAACGATCTGGATGGGAACCCAATCCCCTGCGCGCCGCGTAATGTTCTGAAGCGGGTAATCGGCCTGTATCGAGACAAGGGGTGGCGACCGGTGGTTGCTCCTGAGCTGGAATTCTATTTAACCCAGCCAAATGTTGATCCAAACGAGCCGGTCCAGCCTCCCGTTGGCAGAAATGGTCGATCTGGCACTGCGCTCCAGTCCTATTCGATGTCTGCCATTGACGAATACGGCCCGGTGATCGATACCATTTACGACTATGCGGAGGCCGCGGGATTACATATCGATTCCGTAGTTCAGGAGGATGGTGCCGGCCAGGTCGAGTTCAATCTCACTCACGGTGATCCACTGTTGCTCGCCGACCAGGTGTTTTACTTCAAGCGCATTATTAAAGAGGCCGCGCTGAACAATGGAATGTTTGCCACGTTTATGGCAAAACCCATGCGGGATCAGCCCGGCAGTGCCATGCATGTACACCAGAGTGTGGTGGATATAAACACTGGCAAGAATATCTTCTCTGACGCAGACGGCAATGCGACCGCTTTATTCCGCCATTTTATCGGCGGTACCCAGAAGTACCTGATGGAGGTGATGCCCTTCATCGCGCCGAATGTGAATTCCTATCGTCGCTTCGAGTCGGAAGCCAATTCCAGTGCGCCAACCAATCTCGCCTGGGGCTACGACAACCGATCCACCGGCTTGCGTGTACCTAACTCGGGCGCCCAGGATCGCCGGCTGGAGAACCGGGTAATCGGGGTGGATACCAATCCATACCTGTCGATCGCAGCGAGTCTGGTGTGTGGCTACCTGGGTATGCTGCACGGAATCGAGCCGGATGCACCGTTGCAAGGAGAGCTCGATGACGAGCGGGAGTCTCGTTCCTATATTCCGACGACGTTTGATGAAGCCCTGCGAATTTTTGAGAACGCCGAGGAGATACACCAGGTGCTTGGGCAGGATTTTTGCCGATTGTATGCCGATGTAAAGAAAGAAGAGTTGCGCCAGTTCCACCGGGAAATTTCGCCGTGGGAGCGGGAGCACCTGCTGCTGAGTGTGTGA